The genomic window CCCCAAAAAGACCCGTTTAAGCCTATTTTTTGGGCCATTTTTTAATTCTTATATAAATACTTCAATCCCTTATCTTGGTCCGCCTCGACCGGGCAGTTGATGAAAAACTAAGGACAACCCAGCTAGCCCGCATTGGACAATGAAAATGAGGCATATTCAGATACTCAAAAGTTTTTCCCATGATTAGTTGACACCACTGACCCCTATGAAGTATATTTAAATCGAGCGGTAAGACCGAGGTAGGTTCCTCTGGTGTTCCCTTCCATTGGTTGGCCAAGCCAGAGGGCAACGAACCTATCAGGCGCGCTCTTTCTTATTGTCTAAAGGTACCGCTCGTCATACCTCACCTTCTCCTTGAACACTTCGAACCATTCTGAATCTTTCTTTTCATACTTTCGAAAAATACCCCACGCGAACAGATCAATAACCTGTAAACCCGGATTATCCGACGAATCGGCATGATCGATACTCAAGGGAACGCGCGGGTCAATTCTGCTTTTAAGTTGCCTTTCAAGATAACTGTTGAACTCCCTGACCTCTAATTTGCTTTTGCACCGGTCCAGGTAAAGCTGAATTCTCGTCTCCGCATCCTCAAATGGGAATTGATCGAGAACCTTCCTGGAAATAAAATTGTAAACACGGTCTTTTTGGGTCGCCAACTCATCATAGACACGCCGCTTATTCAAAGTAAGGGCGTAAATGCTGAACCTCACAGGCCGAATCAGGCTATAAAAATACTGTTTGATTTCTATACGGGTCCGTACTCCTTTCAACTCTACATCCCGTTTTATCGGAAACTTCCTCCGAATTGTTTTCCTTACCGCTTTAATGATTTTCCTGTTTTCCTCAATCCCATCCACGGCCATTATTGCAACCGTGAAGAACCGTGAGGGCCTCTTTCCGAAAAAGTCAAAGCCTAAATCTCCGCTCTCATCCAGATAGAGAAACCACATGGATGAATAAAACCCTCGATGAAAAGTTATTAAGAATGCCTGGAAAACAAGAAGCCCAAGGTGCACTCTGGAACACCTTGGACTCGGTTATGGGAACCGAAGCCGAAGCCTCGATCCCAAAAGATAATTGCATATGTTTTGGTTCAATCCGAAGTGTAAGCCAATTATACTGAGAAACGCTTTTAAGAGTAAAGGGAGTATAAAGCGGATTCCTTACAACACCCTTTTTAACCCCAAAAAGATCCGGTTAAGCCAAATTTGGCCCCCATTATTTACTTCTTTTATAAATATTTCAATCTCTTACCTTGGTCCGACCCCGGGCCCTGCACTGGAGCAAGAGCAACAGTCGTGAGACACGCCCGTTGCCGTCCCGAAACGGATGGATACAGAGAAAATCGAGGTTAAACGCCGCCATGCTGATCAGGGGGTGGACCCATCGCTCATCCAACGAGCGGTTCCAGAGTTCGATCATCTCCCGCATCGATTCCGCCACTCGGGCCGCCTCCACCGTCTTGGAACGCACCCGTTGACGACCATCGGGATATTTCTCGATGAT from Nitrospiria bacterium includes these protein-coding regions:
- a CDS encoding Fic family protein codes for the protein MFGKSRLRDRNEEEVRGYRNALKLIHEQAASLPVSEKAIRELHRLIRGEIGDGGHYKKINSDIIEKYPDGRQRVRSKTVEAARVAESMREMIELWNRSLDERWVHPLISMAAFNLDFLCIHPFRDGNGRVSRLLLLLQCRARGRTKVRD
- a CDS encoding DUF3800 domain-containing protein gives rise to the protein MWFLYLDESGDLGFDFFGKRPSRFFTVAIMAVDGIEENRKIIKAVRKTIRRKFPIKRDVELKGVRTRIEIKQYFYSLIRPVRFSIYALTLNKRRVYDELATQKDRVYNFISRKVLDQFPFEDAETRIQLYLDRCKSKLEVREFNSYLERQLKSRIDPRVPLSIDHADSSDNPGLQVIDLFAWGIFRKYEKKDSEWFEVFKEKVRYDERYL